The sequence GCGTGGAATATTACGCATCGAACGCGGTTCGACCCAGGAAGGCGTTTTCTTTCTGGAAGAGGCGGAAGTGATCCATTCGGCGGATGCGGAAAAGCAGGCCGGTTAGCATGGTTCTGCCGATGATCGCCAAAATGTTTATCTCGGCCGCACCTTACGTGGTGCTGGGCTTTATCATTGCGGGCGTGCTGCATCAATGGGTTCCGCGCGACCTGCTTCGTCGGCACCTCGGCGGCCGCGGCGGCCTGCCGTTGCTCAAGGGCGTTGGGATTGGATCGTTCCTTCCCATCTGCTCGTGCGGGACGATTCCGTTGGGCATTGGCCTCTACCGCTGCGGCGCGGGCATTGGCACTATTCTCGCGTTTATGACCAGCAGCCCGATTCTTTCGCCCGTTGTCGTGTTGGTTTCATTTAAATTGCTCGGGTTGAAAATGACGGCAACCTTGTTGGGCACGGCATTGGTTGGTTCGTTTGTGATTGGCTGGATGGGCAATCGCTTCTTTTCCAAAGGCAGGAAAGATAAGCCCGATGAGCAATTGCAATATGAACGCGCCCCGAAAAAGGGGGAGCGCTCGTTTGGGCAATGGTTCCGCTGGACGTTCGGCGACCTGGGTGCGAGCGTGGGTTTTGAGCTGGTGCTGGGATTAACGGTCGCCACGTTGGTGATGGCGTTTCTCCCGTTGGAGTTTATATCGGAGTGGCTGGGGAGCGGCCGGATAATCAGTCTGGTGCTCATCGTATTGCTGAGCCTTCCGGTCTACACCTGTAGCGTTCCGTCGGTTCCGATCGTGCAGAGCCTGTTGCTGCTTGGAGTGTCGCCCGGCGCTGCGGTGGTTTATCTGATGGCCGGACCAGCCACCAATATGGGTGAGCTGAATGCCATTCGTGCCAACATGGGGAAAAAGGTGGCCGGCTTTTATGGGTTAGCCCTCATCGTTGTTGCGTTGTCGGCGGGGCTCGTGACGGACTATTTCATTTTTTCGGACTATCGCTATCTCGCGGATCAAGTCGACGGTACGTTGGTGGTCCAGCAGTGCTGTATTCCTGTGCTGTATAACCAGACCTCGATTTACGCGGTGGATTTTACCTCCGTGTCCTGGGTGGAGTGGATTTCAACTGCCATCTTGGCGGTGGTGGTCGCGTACGGATTCTTCAAGGAACTGCGCGCATTTTTCGTGAATCCCTGCAAGGTTTGCCGCTGGCGTGAATATGCGGAAGAGAAAAAATGTGCGCAAAAATGCCATGTCCGCCGCAAGCATGATCTTTTCCGCAAGCTAACTCGTTGATCTGTTGGCGGACAAAAACCATAAAGCGGTTTAGAATTCCCGACCCCGTCCGTATACATAGATAAATATACGGGTATGTAGGAATATGATGAAACAATTTATGGCAGTTATGGTTTTTGCAGCGCTGGTGGTTTCCGCCTCTGGGCGTGATGGTTTGGGCATATCAAGCTGGTGCGGCTGGCGGCCGGGGCAGGTATCGAAAGCGGACTGCCCGGAGCTGCGCAGTGTGCCTCTCGTGCTGGGCTGGAACAAGTTGGAGCCGGAGCCGGGGCACTATGAATTTGACCGGCACATCGGGGAGCCGCTTCGCGCGGCGATGGAAGACGACCTGTTTGTCACGATGATGGTCTGGGTGCGGCCGGGCACGCCACATTGGCTTTTTGATGAGATGGGGGTGCCACGAGTATATACCGATCGTGACGTCGATCCGCTGGGAAAAAAGATGAGTAAGGAGAATAATCTACATCCCTACTATCTGAATCCGGCGTATCAGGATCGTTTTTTCAAGTTGATCGATGCGTTTGGAGCTTATGTGAATGGACTGCCGAATGAACTGCGCGAACGAGTTGTCTTTATTCAGAGCGCGGAAGGTTCCACCGGCGACGGACAGCCCTACAAGGGGAAGCCCATCGAAGCGGAATATGTGATTTCCAAGCCGGACTGGAACGACTTCCGCCGCGAAACGTGGATGCGCTACCAGAAGGCGTTCAAGGGGATTCCCATTCTGGTCAACTCCGATGCCAATACGGCAGAAGAAAATGACTGGATGTTCCAGAATATGGATGTGATCGCCCTGAAACATGGGATGTTCAGCCACGGGTATCACGTCAGCGATAATGTTGGCCGTCTTGAAAAGTTTGATGCCATTACTAAGAGCGCGGGCAAACAGGGAATTCCTTTACTGACGCGGGGGGAGATGGACGGCGAGATGCATGTCTATGGCTGGTCGACGCGCAATATTCCGCAGGCGCTTTACTGGAGCGGTGTATTCGCCACGCATTGCCGACTCGATATTTGGAATATTCCGCATCAGGCGCTGGAAGACGAGGCCAACTGGCCCGCGTATGCCTTTTTTAACCGGTATGCGGGGCTGACGGATCCGTCATCTTCCCCGCGTGCGTTCTGTGCGTTGCGCGATGGATTGGATGCGTCGGATTTCGAGCGGTTTCCCGTATCGGCCTTTGGAGGACGTGAGGGGCGGAAAAATGATGTTGATCGCTATCTGAAAATAGCCGCGGCTTTCGAGCAATACGGTGCGCGCATGGATGACCCGAACAAAGCAGTCGGCCACGGTATGGTCAACCGCAAGCGCATGGGCTACAACGATGTGGGTTGGGGTATTATGCCCGGCAACTATTCCCGATTCCTGACGCAGGTCGCACCCGGTTCGGGCGACGTCGGTCTATGGAGTGTTGACGATTCGGTTTACGGACGTTTCGCACGCTCGTTCGAACAGAAGTCGGGCAAAAAGCAACTCCGCTTCCGGCTTGATGAGCATTTCAGTGCGGAAAAGGTTGAGGTACGCGTGGTTTATCTCGACCGCGGCAGGGGCCAGTGGTCGCTCGGCATTGCCGGGAAGTCCGGCACCAAACGAATGCAAAATGCGGATAGTGGCGAATGGAAAACCATGACGGTTTCCCTACCGCGAAAATTGTTGCGCAATGCGGAACTGCTGCTGAGCCATGAGGGCGGCGATGACACCATTTTCCATATGGTGGAAGTGGAAAAGTATGATCGCTAAATCTGTTTTTACATTAGGCATGCTGGCAGTTGCCGCACACGCTGCGCCGCCCAGCCAGTGGCCGTATTGGCCGGAGTATTCCAAGACGCCGGTGGGTGAAATCCAACCTCAGGCATGGCGGATGCAGGATGATGTGATTGACGGCTGGGATTGGTCGATGCCGCCACACGTCAAGCCGTCCGAGCGCTCGCTTATGGGACTGCAGCGCATGATTGGAACCAGGAAGCCCGTGGAGAAGGTCGAACCCGGATTTCCCGTAAATGCCGCAACACTCCACTGGATCAATTGGCGCGAGATTGAGCCTGAGGAAGGTGTGTATCGCTGGGATATTGTCAAGGCACGGATCGAGGAAACCCGCGCCCAGGGGTGTGATTCCATCCTGCGCATCCTTACATCGTCCAAGGCGATGGGGCGCAATGGGGTCTACCATCCGGAAAAGGGCGTTGCGCCGCGCTGGTTGGAAAAATACGATATCCCATCCAGTATTGATAAAAAGAATGCGAATAACGAAAACTATGATCCGGGGCATCCGGAATTTCACAAACGCTACATCAAACTGATTAATTCCTTCGCGGCGAGCGGGATCCCGCAGATGCTGAAGGCCGCGTATGCCGGCTATGCCTCTCCGTCATTCGGTGATGAAGGGATCGGGCCGCACGGTGTGGATCCTGATACGGTTCCGCATGTGATGGAACGGCTCGATGCCTGGGGGAGGGCCTTCAAGGGGATGGAGCATAAGGTCTTTATGGGCGGTCCGAGTGAATATGGCTTTGAGAAGGGGTTTGGTGTTCGGCGCGGTTTTGTGGAGATGTATCTCTATACGCTGCCGGATCAACATATCGGCCAGTCGATCGATACGAATGGGTATGTGGTGGTCGATGAAAACTCACCGGTGCTGAAGCGAAACCCGTTTCACGGGGAAGTGAATGAAGAATATGAGGAAGCGTGGGCGACTCCTGATCGCGATTTTCGGTTTGGAGAGACGACCGACAGTTTTGCTTATCGTTATTTTTGCGCCAACCTGCGCCTGCTGCAGATGCGGTGTTCGTATGTGCATAACAAGGATACGATCATTCCGGAGATGCTGCCGTTCGTGGCCCAGGAACTGGGGCGCACGGTTGAGGATGCGCCTGATGTCTGGTGCTTTATGCGCGAGAGTTATCTAAAACCGAAGAACTATCAGAAGCATGACTGGCTGGATCGGCCGATCAGTGCAACAGAGATGGAAAACGGCATTCCTGCTAAAAACTGGGAACGTTGGCTGTATCAGCGCGATTCGGAAGGTTTTGAGACCGAGCCGGCGATTAAAATTGATCAGCCGCCGAATCAGATGTGGATGGTCCAGCCCGGCAGGTATTATGACTACATTGCCCGGAAGGGAAAACAGATCGGCCTGGCGGTGGACGATCGTTGGTGCGGCGGTGGACCGGTTGATGTGGCGGTGAAGGTGACCTATTTTGATGTCGGCCGGGGCAATGTTGAAGTCGGGCTGAGGACCAAAAAAGGCGGTGCGCGCAAAAGAATTAAGCTGACCGATTCCAGAAAACTCAGAACCGCTACCTTCTTTGTTGATGACGCAGTTTTCAGCGCAAAAGATCTGGAGTATGACATCATCTTTAAATCTTCGGGGGATGAGGCGGTTATTTCGTTTGTCCGTGTTGTCAAGATTTGCCACATCTAATTCATCTGCAAAATCTCGGCTCGCAGATGAACTTGTCCGCCGAAGTCTTGACGAAGGAGGAACTCAGGCCGGAACGGCCTCCTCTAGCAGCAACGCTGCGGGTGGTCAAAGAAACATCCTGAAAGGCCTGCACGCCGACTCTTCACCGGAAGGTTTTAACCACCCGCTCGCAAGCTCGCTAGAGAATGGGAGTGGCGCTGCGCGCTGAGGGTTTTTCGTAGGAAAAACTGAGATTATAATTGTCTGAAACTTCTTAACTTTTCACCCATTAGGGGTGAGATTAAATGTGATGGAATTATTTCTCCTGAAACCTGGCGAATTCCGTTTAGGTTTTCACAAATTTTCCGTTTATATAGTTAAATATGAACGAGGTTTTAATGAGAGTGTATAGGGAAATCGGTCTGCTGTTGATGGGGCTGGTATATCATGGGCATGCAGCAGTGCCGGAGGCGTGGCCGTATTGGCCGGAATATCATAAGACTCCGCTGAGTGAGATTCGTCCGCAGGAGTGGCAGGAACAGGATCATATTATCGATGGGTGGGACTGGTCGCTTCCGCCCTCTGTTGAACCTGCGCCGAATGGCCTGATGGCGGTCAAGCGTACCCAGAACCTGAAGCGTTCACTTAACGGCTTCCTTGAACCAGTTGATTTGCCGATGAATCCGACGGTTACTCTCTGGATTAAATGGAAAGATCTGGAACCGGTGGAGGGGAACTATCAATTCGACGTTCTCCGGACGCGGGTCGAAGAGGCGGAGCAACTGGGGTATTCCGTGGTGTTGCGCATGCTCTTTTCCGCAACCAATTTTGCGCCGGAGTGGATTCAGGATTATGACATTCCGATCCGGGAAGAGCATAAAAAGTCCAAAATGATCAATTATGAGGTATCGCATCCTGAATTTCACAATCGGTATGTCGGCCTTATCGATGCGTTGGGGCAAAGCGGAATTCCGAATATGGATGCGCTGAAGGGCGCGTTTTTAGGGTATGCCTCGCCATCCAACGGCGATGAGGGGATCGGGCCGCATGGCGTTGATCCGGACACAGTTCCGCATGTGATTGAGCGGCTTGATGCCTGGGGGCGTGCATTTAAAGGCGTTGAGCACAAGGTGTTCATGGGTGGTATTTCGCAACATGGATTGGATCTGGGGTTTGGGATCCGCCGGGGCTTTGTGGAGATGTATCTGTATCATATTCCGGATGAGCTGCTCGGTCAGTCGGTCGATGACGCGGGCTATCTCTTTGTGGATGATTCGGTGGATGTGCTGAAGCGGAATATTTTTCATGGCGAGGAGAATGAAGAATATGAAGAAGCCTGGGCGACGGAAAAACGCGATTTCCGCTTCGGTCCTAATACGGATAGTTATTCCTATCGTTATTTTACCTCCAACCTGCGGTTGCTCCAGATGCAGTCCAACTATGTGCTCTATAATTCGTTCTCCATTATGCCGGAGCAGATGGTCTGGGTAGGGCAGACGCTTGGGCGCACCGTCGAGGATTCGCCGGACATCTGGTGTTCGTTACGTGAAAGCTATGTGCGACGCGTTGGGCCGGTTAAAAATTTTGAGCGTTGGCTTTATCAGCGCGACTCCGAAGGGTTTGAGACCGAGCCCGCTGTGAAAATCGATCAGGCGATTGAGATGTGGATGGTGGAGCCGGGTAGCTATTACGACTATGTCGCCCGCAAGGGAAAACAGATCGGTCTGGCGGTGGATGACCGCTGGTGCGGCGGTGGCCCCGTCGATGTGGCGATTAAAGTAACCTATTTTGATGTGGGGCGCGGTACGGTGGATGTGGGTGTTCGAACCCGGAAGGGCGGGGCGCGGAAACGAATCAAACTGACCGGGACCGAAAAACTCAGGACCGCCACTTTTTTCATTGATGATGCGATTTTCAATGCCAAAGGCATGGATTATGACCTTATATTCCATGGTTCGGGGGCTGAAGCCGTTTTATCGTTTGTGCGTGTCATCCGGGTGGGAAAGCTTTAGATTTTTTACATTCATGAGCAAGAGTCCATACAACCCCGAAATCCATCATCGCCGGTCGATCCGGCTGAAGGGGCATGATTATGCCGGGGGCGGGTTGTATTTTATCACAATTTGCGCCCACAGGGAATTCATCGCGACCATGCATGG is a genomic window of Pontiella desulfatans containing:
- a CDS encoding permease produces the protein MIAKMFISAAPYVVLGFIIAGVLHQWVPRDLLRRHLGGRGGLPLLKGVGIGSFLPICSCGTIPLGIGLYRCGAGIGTILAFMTSSPILSPVVVLVSFKLLGLKMTATLLGTALVGSFVIGWMGNRFFSKGRKDKPDEQLQYERAPKKGERSFGQWFRWTFGDLGASVGFELVLGLTVATLVMAFLPLEFISEWLGSGRIISLVLIVLLSLPVYTCSVPSVPIVQSLLLLGVSPGAAVVYLMAGPATNMGELNAIRANMGKKVAGFYGLALIVVALSAGLVTDYFIFSDYRYLADQVDGTLVVQQCCIPVLYNQTSIYAVDFTSVSWVEWISTAILAVVVAYGFFKELRAFFVNPCKVCRWREYAEEKKCAQKCHVRRKHDLFRKLTR
- a CDS encoding beta-galactosidase, whose product is MRVYREIGLLLMGLVYHGHAAVPEAWPYWPEYHKTPLSEIRPQEWQEQDHIIDGWDWSLPPSVEPAPNGLMAVKRTQNLKRSLNGFLEPVDLPMNPTVTLWIKWKDLEPVEGNYQFDVLRTRVEEAEQLGYSVVLRMLFSATNFAPEWIQDYDIPIREEHKKSKMINYEVSHPEFHNRYVGLIDALGQSGIPNMDALKGAFLGYASPSNGDEGIGPHGVDPDTVPHVIERLDAWGRAFKGVEHKVFMGGISQHGLDLGFGIRRGFVEMYLYHIPDELLGQSVDDAGYLFVDDSVDVLKRNIFHGEENEEYEEAWATEKRDFRFGPNTDSYSYRYFTSNLRLLQMQSNYVLYNSFSIMPEQMVWVGQTLGRTVEDSPDIWCSLRESYVRRVGPVKNFERWLYQRDSEGFETEPAVKIDQAIEMWMVEPGSYYDYVARKGKQIGLAVDDRWCGGGPVDVAIKVTYFDVGRGTVDVGVRTRKGGARKRIKLTGTEKLRTATFFIDDAIFNAKGMDYDLIFHGSGAEAVLSFVRVIRVGKL